In Colwellia sp. PAMC 20917, a single genomic region encodes these proteins:
- a CDS encoding polysaccharide biosynthesis tyrosine autokinase: MSINENIAQPTIKNQQSNNAPANEIDLMSLFGALVDRKFFICIITVIFMLVGVAVAIFSTPIYQAMAMIQVEESGGSVPGLDDMAGMFESSSKSITEIELLKSRSVIGEAVDALKLDIVAKPKLFPVIGGRSFRKFNPTKTGKVAPARFGAVSYAWGGEKIDVFRFDVPKYAINRGYIVQAGENNTYKLLSANEEVILQGKVGEELTNGIFSITLKSLTARAGTEFTVIRKDRLNTIVDLQAAIGASEKGKDSGIVNLSLQHETPAYAENVLNKAAEIYVRRNVDRNSAEAKKSLDFLEVQLPEIKKQLEVSEALFNDYQINQKSVNITLETQGVLEQIVELDTKLQELDLNRLAMSRKFKRTHPNYQGIVEQIDAVQKQRDGLAQKIANLPEMQQKLLGLTRDVEVGNEIYMMLLGKVQELDIVRAGTVGNVRIIDVAEVNTTKPVKPKKSLIVVMATMLGGMLAIAIVLIQKALHKGVEDPSEIEAIGMPVYASVPFSAYQDKLSDLISGKKRKKQAGKKVLAVDNPADLSIEALRSLRTSLHFAMMEAKNNVIAISGPSPGVGKSFISTNLGVVLAQSGQKVLLIDADMRKGYIHKHFGFAWKNGLSEYLSGQQTLGQVTKSTDVVGFDIITRGQVPPNPSELLMHANFSKLIAEIKTKYDIIIIDTPPILAVTDPAIVGGHAGSMLLVTRFGQNGIKEIDYARQRFEQNGIDVKGVVFNGVLKKASNAYGYYGYANYEYKSDK, from the coding sequence ATGTCAATTAATGAAAATATAGCTCAGCCTACAATTAAAAATCAGCAAAGCAATAATGCACCAGCGAACGAAATTGACTTAATGTCACTCTTTGGCGCGTTAGTCGATCGTAAGTTTTTTATCTGTATTATCACAGTTATCTTTATGCTGGTGGGTGTTGCTGTCGCCATTTTTTCAACGCCTATCTATCAAGCAATGGCAATGATTCAAGTAGAAGAAAGTGGTGGTTCAGTACCAGGGTTAGATGACATGGCCGGCATGTTTGAAAGTAGTTCTAAATCAATAACAGAAATTGAATTATTAAAGTCACGCTCTGTTATCGGCGAAGCCGTTGATGCGTTGAAACTAGATATTGTTGCCAAGCCAAAATTATTCCCAGTAATTGGTGGTCGCAGTTTTAGAAAATTCAACCCGACAAAAACAGGCAAGGTAGCACCAGCCCGTTTTGGTGCAGTAAGTTACGCTTGGGGTGGTGAAAAAATTGATGTATTCCGCTTTGATGTACCTAAGTACGCTATCAATCGTGGGTATATAGTTCAAGCTGGCGAAAATAATACCTATAAACTTTTATCAGCAAATGAAGAAGTGATTTTACAAGGTAAAGTAGGCGAAGAACTCACTAATGGCATTTTCAGTATTACCCTTAAATCTTTAACGGCAAGAGCAGGGACTGAATTTACTGTTATCCGTAAAGATCGTTTAAATACCATCGTTGATTTACAGGCAGCCATTGGTGCCAGCGAAAAAGGTAAAGACTCAGGTATTGTTAATTTAAGCTTGCAACATGAAACGCCTGCTTACGCTGAAAATGTATTAAACAAAGCAGCTGAAATATATGTACGTAGAAATGTCGATAGAAACTCAGCAGAAGCTAAAAAATCACTCGACTTTTTAGAAGTACAATTACCTGAAATTAAAAAGCAATTAGAAGTGTCAGAAGCCTTATTTAACGACTATCAAATAAACCAAAAATCAGTCAATATCACCCTCGAAACTCAAGGGGTATTAGAGCAAATAGTTGAGCTAGATACTAAGTTACAAGAACTTGACCTCAACCGTCTTGCTATGTCTAGAAAGTTCAAACGTACCCATCCTAATTACCAAGGCATTGTGGAACAAATTGATGCCGTACAAAAACAACGTGATGGCTTAGCACAAAAAATAGCTAACCTACCTGAAATGCAACAAAAGCTCTTAGGCCTAACCCGTGATGTTGAAGTAGGTAACGAAATCTACATGATGCTGCTAGGTAAAGTGCAAGAGTTAGATATTGTGCGTGCCGGTACTGTAGGTAATGTGCGTATAATTGATGTAGCTGAAGTGAATACTACCAAGCCAGTAAAACCTAAAAAATCATTAATTGTGGTTATGGCTACTATGCTAGGCGGTATGTTGGCAATAGCCATAGTACTTATACAAAAAGCACTGCATAAAGGCGTTGAAGACCCAAGTGAAATAGAAGCGATTGGCATGCCAGTATATGCCAGTGTGCCTTTTTCTGCCTATCAAGATAAATTGTCAGATTTAATTAGTGGTAAGAAAAGAAAAAAGCAGGCAGGAAAAAAGGTATTAGCCGTAGATAACCCAGCAGATTTATCTATAGAGGCATTACGTAGCCTACGTACCAGTCTACACTTTGCCATGATGGAAGCTAAGAATAATGTTATTGCTATCTCTGGACCTTCTCCAGGTGTCGGTAAATCTTTCATCTCAACAAACTTAGGGGTAGTACTCGCGCAAAGTGGCCAAAAAGTGCTGTTGATAGATGCAGATATGCGTAAAGGCTATATCCATAAGCATTTTGGCTTTGCATGGAAAAACGGTTTGTCTGAATATTTATCAGGCCAACAAACGCTAGGGCAGGTCACTAAATCGACTGATGTAGTAGGTTTTGACATTATTACACGGGGTCAAGTACCACCTAACCCGTCTGAATTATTGATGCATGCCAATTTTAGTAAATTAATCGCAGAGATAAAAACTAAGTACGACATTATCATTATTGATACACCTCCTATTTTAGCGGTCACGGATCCAGCCATTGTTGGTGGCCATGCTGGAAGCATGCTACTTGTTACGCGCTTTGGTCAAAATGGCATTAAAGAAATAGATTACGCTCGCCAACGTTTTGAACAAAACGGTATCGATGTGAAAGGTGTGGTATTTAATGGCGTTCTTAAAAAAGCCAGTAACGCCTACGGCTATTATGGATACGCTAATTACGAATATAAATCTGATAAGTAA
- a CDS encoding low molecular weight protein-tyrosine-phosphatase codes for MFNNILVVCAGNICRSPTGEYLLKDKLKDKGDSHIKVSSAGLTALVGNSAEATATSIALSNNIDMSGHKGRQLNSTLITANDLILVMEERHLTDLLGKYPQARGKTFLLGKWIDNTEIPDPYRQSHEAFDHVYQLVDKACSAWTKYL; via the coding sequence ATGTTTAATAATATTTTAGTGGTGTGTGCGGGTAATATTTGTCGAAGCCCTACGGGTGAATATTTACTTAAAGATAAGCTAAAAGACAAAGGCGATAGCCATATAAAAGTTTCTTCAGCAGGACTAACCGCATTAGTGGGTAATAGCGCAGAAGCAACGGCAACGAGTATTGCTTTAAGTAATAATATTGATATGAGCGGCCATAAAGGCAGACAACTCAATTCAACATTAATTACAGCAAATGATTTGATTTTAGTGATGGAAGAACGTCACTTAACCGATTTGTTAGGTAAATATCCACAGGCCAGAGGAAAAACCTTCTTGTTAGGTAAATGGATCGATAATACTGAGATTCCTGATCCTTATCGCCAAAGTCATGAAGCGTTTGATCATGTTTATCAATTAGTTGATAAAGCCTGTTCTGCTTGGACCAAATACCTTTAA
- a CDS encoding polysaccharide export protein — translation MLKYSKKLVVSLSLLMLSSCSMIPGSHMEGVDVEPENSTLAQDLSNVSISVIDSALISELKDNQQAFTKAKKYNPMSLEGYDYVLGIGDVLSIGVWDHPELTIPAAVQRTAAFDGFRIQADGTITYAYAANVPAAGKTIRQLHAILVEKLSRVIEKPQLDIKVVGFNSQRAYVTGEVNKPGVYPVTEIPLTLIDAINQAGGLSERADWRTVTFTRNNQTEIIKLDDFYTKGDISQNRLLKHGDILHVNRTDNQKVFVLGDVNKAGSIEINRYGLSLAEALSDVGGLNEKTANANGVFVLRKRPDNQEGIIADVYQLHAQNVIALVLADQFKLQPRDIVYVTTAPIARWNRLISQLVPTISALENISTVKNQGVIF, via the coding sequence ATGTTAAAATACTCTAAAAAACTAGTTGTCTCATTGTCATTATTGATGCTGAGTAGTTGTAGTATGATCCCTGGCAGTCATATGGAAGGGGTTGATGTTGAACCTGAAAATTCTACGTTAGCGCAAGACTTGTCGAATGTTAGTATTTCGGTGATCGATTCAGCGCTTATCTCTGAATTAAAAGACAATCAACAAGCCTTCACTAAAGCCAAAAAATACAATCCGATGTCACTCGAAGGTTATGATTATGTGCTGGGTATTGGTGATGTGTTATCTATTGGCGTATGGGACCATCCCGAACTTACTATTCCGGCAGCTGTTCAAAGAACTGCTGCATTTGACGGTTTTAGAATTCAAGCTGATGGCACAATTACCTACGCTTATGCCGCGAATGTACCTGCTGCCGGTAAAACCATTAGACAATTACACGCGATATTAGTAGAAAAACTAAGCCGAGTTATTGAAAAACCACAACTAGATATAAAAGTAGTCGGTTTTAATAGCCAAAGAGCTTATGTTACTGGCGAAGTAAACAAGCCAGGCGTATACCCAGTTACCGAAATCCCACTAACGTTAATCGACGCAATTAACCAAGCTGGCGGTTTAAGTGAAAGAGCCGATTGGCGCACAGTCACTTTTACACGAAACAATCAAACCGAAATCATTAAGCTAGACGACTTTTATACCAAAGGTGATATCAGTCAAAACCGTTTACTAAAACACGGTGATATCCTTCATGTAAATCGCACAGACAATCAAAAAGTATTTGTTCTTGGTGATGTAAACAAAGCCGGTAGCATTGAAATTAATCGTTATGGCTTAAGCCTTGCTGAAGCGTTAAGTGACGTAGGCGGTTTAAACGAAAAAACAGCAAATGCTAATGGTGTTTTTGTTTTACGTAAACGCCCAGACAACCAAGAAGGCATCATTGCTGATGTTTATCAATTACATGCACAAAATGTAATTGCACTGGTATTAGCCGATCAATTTAAATTACAGCCTCGAGATATCGTTTACGTTACCACAGCACCTATTGCGCGTTGGAATCGTTTAATCAGCCAACTTGTACCAACTATTTCTGCACTTGAAAATATATCAACGGTTAAAAATCAAGGTGTTATTTTCTAA
- a CDS encoding GIY-YIG nuclease family protein, giving the protein MKQPHIYIMTNIKNTTLYIGVTSQLVQRVYQHKSKLTLGFTNKYNLNKLVYFESFETMYEAITREKQLKNWRRAWKKNLIEQINPNWLDLSKDF; this is encoded by the coding sequence ATGAAACAGCCTCATATTTATATAATGACAAATATAAAAAACACGACACTATACATAGGTGTAACAAGTCAGTTAGTTCAAAGGGTCTATCAACATAAATCTAAACTGACATTAGGCTTCACCAATAAATATAACCTGAATAAATTAGTATATTTTGAATCATTTGAAACTATGTACGAGGCGATAACAAGAGAAAAGCAACTCAAAAACTGGCGAAGGGCCTGGAAGAAAAATTTAATAGAACAAATAAACCCTAATTGGTTAGATCTGAGCAAAGATTTCTAA
- a CDS encoding SLBB domain-containing protein, with translation MMNITRYLIATFLLFALSLNLHAQQVSAQQIEQFKKLPKSQQQALAKSMGVDLNAIEAQLSGSNTQNAPINTQVMPRDINSLNNENLKAKDAEETEKAEAIFKTLPRFGLDVFANSPTTFSPVMDIAIPEGYILGTGDSVSIQVFGKENREMQLTVTREGELVFPNLGPISVAGLTFSELKTFVVNKIQQKIIGVNVVVSLAELRSMRIFVLGEAYKPGPYTLSSLSSVTHAIFAAGGVSDIGSLRNIQVKRSGKLIQQVDLYDLLIEGDSSSDILLQSGDVVFIPPQGKSVSIAGEVRRPAIYELSQSDDFSNVIKMAGGLLPAAYPKSTIVERYNKSDLRSILNIDLSDKTQKTEKVQAGDFIRVLKSSDLYVDSITLIGAVARPGKYQLQQNMLLSDVITNADAHLLPYADLNYGIVVREIDSARNIEILQFNLANVFADKNSKSNIQLSSNDKIIIFSKAFKFSEEQFLLDELAYTQEELLAKERNLAIETSKKKEFWETHEQNDVMAETKDEKIYTSIDNIDSGAEHENVTIREMALFSRQRLLVPIVNKLRYQAGAGEAVKLIEIDGEVKFPGVYPLGKGARVIDLILAAGGVKESAYLSRAELTRNEMSGINSVKTSKNIHLVNALNNIDEDNILLKSKDRLNIHRIPSWSENHVIELRGEVLFPGKYTVRRGDSLSSIILKAGGLTAFADPNGSVFSRTKLKQLERQNLMKVSADLRIEMATKSLSSNSGVTSYSEIQSLLADLSKVEPLGRLVINLPQVIAKNDYDIAIEGGDVLYIPTQNRSINVMGQVQVNSSHMFDSSSSVEDYITQSGGLKKRADDERIYIISSNGSIQMFEESNWFSGGADSALKPGDSIVVPLDSEYMNNLTLWTTATTIMYNTAVAIAAISGL, from the coding sequence ATGATGAACATTACTCGCTATCTTATAGCAACCTTTTTACTTTTTGCGCTTTCTTTAAATTTACATGCCCAGCAAGTGTCTGCTCAGCAAATTGAACAATTTAAAAAGTTACCTAAATCTCAACAACAAGCATTAGCCAAAAGTATGGGCGTCGATTTAAATGCTATTGAGGCTCAGTTATCAGGAAGTAATACACAAAACGCTCCTATTAATACACAGGTAATGCCACGCGATATAAATAGCCTGAACAATGAAAACCTTAAAGCCAAAGATGCCGAAGAAACAGAGAAAGCTGAAGCCATTTTTAAGACCTTGCCACGGTTTGGTTTAGATGTCTTTGCAAATTCGCCAACAACATTCTCACCGGTTATGGATATTGCCATTCCAGAAGGGTATATCTTAGGTACAGGAGACTCAGTTTCAATACAGGTTTTCGGTAAAGAAAATCGTGAAATGCAATTAACGGTGACACGTGAAGGTGAGTTGGTTTTTCCTAACCTGGGCCCCATTAGCGTTGCGGGATTAACATTTTCAGAATTAAAGACTTTTGTTGTTAATAAAATTCAACAAAAAATTATCGGTGTTAATGTGGTGGTTAGCTTAGCCGAATTACGCTCTATGCGTATATTTGTTTTAGGTGAAGCATATAAACCCGGCCCCTATACGTTAAGTTCATTATCTTCAGTTACCCATGCCATTTTTGCTGCAGGTGGTGTCAGTGATATTGGCTCATTAAGAAATATTCAAGTAAAACGTTCAGGAAAGCTAATTCAACAAGTCGATCTATATGACTTATTAATTGAAGGTGATTCATCAAGTGATATTTTGTTGCAATCAGGCGATGTGGTTTTTATTCCCCCTCAAGGCAAGTCTGTGTCAATTGCCGGCGAAGTTAGACGTCCTGCTATTTATGAATTGAGCCAATCAGACGACTTTTCTAATGTCATTAAAATGGCTGGCGGACTTTTACCCGCGGCTTACCCAAAATCTACCATCGTAGAGCGTTATAACAAAAGCGATTTACGCAGTATCCTAAATATTGATTTATCTGATAAAACCCAAAAAACTGAAAAAGTTCAAGCGGGCGATTTTATTAGAGTGTTAAAAAGCTCAGACTTATATGTCGATTCAATTACTTTAATAGGCGCTGTAGCGCGTCCAGGTAAATACCAGTTGCAACAAAATATGTTGTTATCCGATGTTATTACCAATGCTGACGCTCACCTATTACCTTACGCCGATTTAAATTACGGCATTGTCGTTAGAGAAATTGATAGTGCCCGTAATATTGAAATATTACAGTTTAATTTAGCCAATGTTTTTGCTGATAAAAATTCTAAGAGCAATATTCAACTCAGCAGTAATGATAAAATTATCATTTTTTCTAAAGCCTTTAAGTTTTCTGAAGAGCAATTCTTATTAGACGAGCTCGCCTACACTCAAGAAGAGCTATTAGCGAAAGAAAGAAATTTAGCGATTGAAACGAGTAAGAAAAAAGAGTTTTGGGAAACCCATGAGCAAAATGATGTTATGGCTGAGACCAAAGATGAAAAAATTTATACCTCTATCGATAATATTGACAGTGGAGCAGAGCATGAAAATGTCACTATTCGTGAAATGGCATTGTTTTCTCGCCAACGTTTACTGGTACCTATTGTTAACAAGCTTCGATACCAAGCAGGAGCCGGTGAAGCGGTAAAGTTAATTGAAATTGATGGTGAAGTTAAATTTCCAGGGGTTTATCCATTAGGGAAAGGGGCTCGGGTAATCGATTTAATTTTAGCCGCCGGCGGCGTAAAAGAGTCAGCTTATTTATCAAGGGCTGAGTTAACACGTAATGAAATGAGTGGTATTAACTCTGTAAAAACCTCTAAAAATATTCATTTAGTGAATGCCCTCAATAATATTGATGAAGATAATATTTTGCTAAAAAGTAAAGATCGCCTTAACATTCACCGTATCCCTTCATGGAGTGAAAACCATGTTATAGAGTTGCGCGGCGAAGTGCTTTTTCCGGGTAAATACACAGTTCGTCGTGGAGACAGCTTATCAAGTATTATTCTTAAAGCGGGAGGCTTAACCGCTTTTGCAGATCCCAATGGCTCTGTTTTTTCAAGAACAAAGTTAAAACAACTTGAAAGACAAAACTTAATGAAAGTAAGTGCCGACTTACGTATTGAAATGGCAACTAAGTCTTTATCAAGCAACAGTGGGGTAACTTCATATAGTGAAATTCAATCGTTATTAGCAGACCTCTCTAAGGTAGAGCCGCTAGGGCGTTTAGTTATTAATTTACCGCAAGTTATAGCCAAAAATGATTATGATATTGCGATAGAGGGCGGCGATGTACTGTACATCCCCACTCAGAATCGTTCAATTAATGTCATGGGGCAAGTGCAAGTAAATAGCTCACACATGTTTGACTCATCAAGCAGTGTCGAAGATTATATAACGCAAAGCGGTGGCTTAAAAAAACGTGCTGATGATGAGAGAATTTATATTATTTCATCAAACGGTAGTATCCAAATGTTTGAAGAAAGCAATTGGTTTAGCGGCGGTGCTGACTCAGCTTTAAAACCGGGTGATTCAATTGTTGTACCACTTGATTCAGAGTACATGAACAATTTAACCTTGTGGACAACAGCGACAACCATTATGTATAACACAGCGGTTGCCATAGCGGCAATTAGTGGACTTTAA
- a CDS encoding peptide MFS transporter, giving the protein MSKPDSGSFFGHPAGLQTLFVTEMWERMSYYGMRMLLVLFMTATLQEGGLGLTVASAAAIYGLYTGSVYFMGLPGGWIADRLIGGQKAVWYGAIIIMIGHIILAIPNDTTFFIGLIVVILGTGLLKPNIGAMVGQLYSDEDVRRDSGYAIYYMGINLGSVIGYAVCGYLMENVGWHWAFGAAAIGMALGLIQYKITTPKLNGIGEKPVYPLSVKAQKTSWTVIGVVLAVIALVTVAVFQGMLTIKPVTVAQYVAVAFSLIFVIYYAVIYFGSSITPNEKKKLWALLLICIASACFWSGFEQAGSSLNLFARDYTDRIVGSFEIPTGWFQMTNSFFIVLLSPFFAALWINLGKRMVSPSYGIKCAFGLIIMASGFIVMFFAAQYAASGMKVAPYWLVATYFLHTVGELCLSPVALSAVSKLSPKRFAGQMMGVFVLTYSIGNIISGLLAGNYDPNNVAQIPSLYIQVSLFSIGIGIIILLVGFKSRFWENLPDDSEASTTNTNGSTATTNA; this is encoded by the coding sequence ATGAGCAAACCTGATTCAGGTTCTTTTTTTGGCCATCCGGCAGGGTTACAAACGCTGTTTGTTACAGAAATGTGGGAGCGCATGAGTTATTACGGCATGCGTATGCTACTTGTATTATTTATGACCGCTACTTTACAAGAAGGAGGCTTAGGTTTAACCGTCGCTTCTGCAGCTGCTATATATGGTTTATATACCGGTAGTGTCTATTTTATGGGCTTACCTGGCGGTTGGATAGCTGACCGATTAATTGGCGGTCAAAAAGCAGTTTGGTACGGCGCAATCATTATTATGATTGGCCATATCATCTTAGCTATTCCTAATGACACCACCTTTTTTATTGGTTTAATTGTCGTCATTTTAGGTACGGGTTTATTAAAGCCGAATATTGGCGCTATGGTGGGTCAATTATACTCAGATGAAGATGTTCGCCGTGATAGTGGTTATGCCATTTATTATATGGGCATCAATTTAGGTTCAGTTATTGGCTATGCAGTTTGTGGCTACTTAATGGAGAATGTTGGTTGGCATTGGGCGTTTGGCGCCGCTGCTATTGGTATGGCATTAGGTTTAATTCAATACAAAATTACTACCCCTAAGCTTAACGGTATAGGAGAAAAGCCTGTATACCCATTATCAGTTAAAGCACAAAAAACAAGCTGGACAGTTATTGGTGTCGTTTTAGCGGTTATTGCACTGGTAACGGTTGCTGTATTTCAGGGCATGTTAACCATTAAACCTGTTACTGTTGCCCAATATGTTGCTGTAGCATTTTCTCTAATATTTGTTATTTATTACGCAGTTATTTATTTTGGTAGCTCAATAACACCTAATGAGAAGAAAAAGCTTTGGGCGTTATTACTTATTTGTATTGCCTCAGCTTGTTTTTGGTCTGGCTTTGAACAAGCGGGTTCTTCACTCAACTTATTTGCGCGTGATTATACTGACCGTATAGTGGGATCATTTGAAATACCTACGGGTTGGTTCCAAATGACTAACTCGTTCTTTATCGTTTTACTCTCACCTTTTTTTGCCGCTCTATGGATTAATTTAGGAAAAAGAATGGTCAGCCCTTCTTACGGTATAAAATGTGCTTTTGGTTTAATTATTATGGCCAGTGGTTTTATCGTGATGTTTTTTGCTGCACAATACGCTGCTTCAGGAATGAAAGTTGCCCCTTATTGGTTAGTAGCAACTTACTTCCTACATACAGTTGGTGAGCTTTGTTTAAGCCCTGTAGCATTAAGTGCCGTAAGTAAATTATCTCCTAAGCGTTTCGCTGGACAAATGATGGGTGTTTTTGTATTAACCTATTCAATCGGTAATATTATTTCTGGTTTGTTAGCGGGTAACTATGATCCAAATAACGTCGCGCAAATTCCTTCTCTTTACATCCAAGTGAGCTTATTCAGTATTGGTATTGGTATCATTATTTTACTGGTTGGTTTCAAATCTAGATTTTGGGAAAATTTGCCTGATGATTCAGAAGCATCTACAACTAACACAAATGGTTCAACGGCAACGACTAACGCTTAA
- a CDS encoding 5-formyltetrahydrofolate cyclo-ligase, with protein MKTRDVLRQEIRYQRSLLNADQQAEQSLLLSKRLIKEKVVKGVKHIAIYLANDGELNTQPFIDWCWQNNITVYLPVIHPFSKNNLLFLKYAETSILVKNKYGILEPKLNVQDIITVAQLDIIFTPLVAFDRYGNRLGMGGGFYDRTLSAWHAQYQQNKHAKPLPVGLAHDCQKVNTIPFESWDIPLPKIITPTTSYNFDI; from the coding sequence ATGAAAACAAGAGATGTTCTTCGCCAAGAAATTCGCTATCAACGCAGTTTATTAAACGCTGACCAGCAAGCAGAACAATCACTTTTATTATCGAAAAGACTCATTAAAGAAAAAGTAGTCAAAGGCGTTAAACACATCGCTATTTATTTAGCCAATGATGGCGAGTTAAATACTCAGCCTTTTATTGATTGGTGCTGGCAAAATAACATCACCGTATATTTACCGGTAATACATCCTTTTAGTAAGAATAATTTACTCTTTTTAAAATATGCTGAGACGTCTATTCTCGTCAAAAACAAATATGGTATTTTAGAGCCTAAGCTTAACGTTCAAGATATAATAACGGTCGCTCAGCTTGATATTATTTTTACCCCCTTAGTCGCCTTTGACCGATATGGTAATCGCTTAGGCATGGGCGGTGGTTTTTATGACCGAACACTTTCGGCCTGGCATGCTCAATATCAACAAAACAAACACGCTAAACCCTTACCAGTTGGCTTAGCTCACGATTGCCAAAAAGTTAACACGATCCCCTTTGAAAGTTGGGATATTCCACTGCCTAAAATTATCACTCCAACCACCAGCTATAACTTCGATATTTAA
- the rpiA gene encoding ribose-5-phosphate isomerase RpiA produces MTQDEMKKAAAFKALEFIKNDTIVGVGTGSTVNHFIDALATIKDDIEGAVSSSEASTQRLKAHGIEVFELNNVGSVDVYVDGADEITEYLSMIKGGGAALTREKIVAAVAKTFVCIADESKQVKMLGKFPLPVEVIPMARSYVARELVKLGGDPVYRQGVITDNGCVILDVHNLEILDPKKLESDINAIVGVVTNGLFALRGADVLILGTQDGAKLIK; encoded by the coding sequence ATGACACAAGATGAAATGAAGAAGGCAGCAGCCTTTAAAGCACTCGAATTTATTAAAAACGATACCATCGTTGGCGTAGGCACAGGGTCTACTGTTAATCACTTTATTGACGCCCTAGCAACAATCAAAGACGATATTGAAGGTGCCGTTTCTAGCTCTGAAGCGTCGACTCAAAGATTGAAAGCCCATGGTATCGAAGTGTTTGAATTGAATAATGTCGGTAGCGTTGATGTTTATGTTGATGGCGCCGATGAAATTACTGAATATCTGTCGATGATAAAAGGTGGTGGTGCTGCACTAACCCGAGAGAAAATTGTCGCGGCTGTAGCAAAAACATTTGTCTGTATTGCCGATGAAAGTAAACAAGTAAAAATGCTAGGAAAATTTCCTTTACCGGTAGAAGTTATTCCGATGGCACGAAGCTATGTAGCGCGTGAACTTGTTAAGTTAGGTGGTGACCCGGTTTATCGCCAAGGCGTAATTACCGATAACGGTTGTGTGATTCTCGATGTGCATAACTTAGAGATACTTGATCCTAAAAAACTTGAAAGCGATATTAATGCCATTGTAGGTGTTGTTACTAATGGTTTATTTGCACTACGTGGCGCTGATGTTTTAATTTTAGGCACTCAAGATGGCGCGAAACTCATAAAATAA
- the serA gene encoding phosphoglycerate dehydrogenase: MSNNSLAKEKIKILLLEGVHPSAVEELKMKGYSNIECISTSLAEEDLIKKIANVHFIGIRSRTQLTDHVLSHAKKLAAIGCFCIGTNQVEIKAAQKRGIPVFNAPFSNTRSVAELVLGETLLLLRGIPEKSAKAHRGEWNKSAAGSVEARGKTLGIIGYGHIGMQLGILAETLGMRVRFYDIETKLPLGNASQASSLKVLLKEADVVSLHVPETVQTQNMMAAKEFALMKDGVIFINASRGTVVDIDALAEALKSKKVAGAAIDVFPVEPKGNDEEFISPLRAFDNVILTPHIGGSTKEAQSNIGLEVASKMAKYSDNGSTLSAVNFPEVSLPGHTGTSRLLHIHLNQPGVLTQINQAFAKHNINIAAQYLQTDDQIGYVVIDIEAQDSVLALRELKQIDGTIRARILH; encoded by the coding sequence ATGAGCAATAATTCATTAGCAAAAGAAAAAATTAAGATTTTATTACTTGAAGGTGTCCACCCGAGCGCTGTTGAAGAGTTAAAAATGAAAGGCTACAGCAATATTGAATGTATTAGTACATCGCTTGCTGAAGAAGATTTGATCAAAAAAATTGCTAATGTTCACTTTATTGGTATTCGTTCTCGTACTCAGTTAACTGACCATGTACTAAGCCATGCTAAAAAACTCGCGGCTATTGGTTGTTTCTGTATTGGTACTAACCAAGTTGAAATTAAAGCGGCACAAAAACGTGGCATTCCAGTCTTTAATGCCCCGTTTTCAAATACACGATCGGTTGCCGAACTAGTATTAGGTGAAACCTTATTATTATTACGTGGTATTCCTGAAAAAAGTGCAAAAGCTCATCGCGGTGAATGGAATAAATCTGCGGCTGGCTCGGTAGAAGCTCGTGGCAAAACCTTAGGTATTATTGGTTACGGCCATATTGGCATGCAATTAGGCATTTTAGCTGAAACCTTAGGTATGCGAGTACGCTTTTATGATATCGAAACCAAACTTCCGTTAGGTAATGCGAGCCAAGCATCAAGTTTAAAAGTTTTATTAAAAGAAGCTGATGTAGTTAGCTTACACGTACCTGAAACGGTTCAAACTCAAAACATGATGGCAGCAAAAGAATTTGCACTCATGAAAGACGGTGTTATTTTTATTAATGCTTCTCGTGGTACTGTCGTTGATATTGATGCATTAGCTGAAGCGCTTAAAAGTAAAAAAGTCGCTGGCGCAGCAATCGATGTTTTCCCTGTTGAACCTAAAGGTAATGATGAAGAGTTTATTTCACCATTACGCGCATTCGACAACGTTATTTTGACACCACATATTGGTGGAAGTACTAAAGAAGCCCAGTCGAATATCGGCTTAGAAGTTGCCAGCAAAATGGCAAAATACTCTGATAACGGCTCAACACTTTCGGCAGTAAACTTCCCTGAAGTTTCTTTGCCTGGTCATACGGGAACAAGCCGCTTATTACATATACACCTTAACCAACCGGGTGTGTTAACCCAAATTAACCAAGCATTTGCTAAGCACAATATTAATATTGCCGCACAGTACTTACAAACAGATGATCAAATTGGTTATGTAGTTATTGATATCGAAGCACAAGATAGCGTACTAGCATTACGTGAATTAAAACAAATTGACGGCACAATACGCGCACGTATTCTTCATTAA